In Choloepus didactylus isolate mChoDid1 chromosome 6, mChoDid1.pri, whole genome shotgun sequence, one DNA window encodes the following:
- the LOC119537305 gene encoding eukaryotic translation initiation factor 5-like has protein sequence MSYSEAPPPPPLPNEISPPPHAVEKEGDDDWGEDKTEEAQRRRMDEMKIVAEAERWDIKVMSPLVLTEVLFNEKIRGQIKNYRRYFLEFCCNNKKAQRYLLHGLEGVVAMHQAQLISKIPHILKEMYDTDLLKEEVIISWLENASKKYVSKELVKEIRVKAEPFIKWLKEAEEEFSSGEEEDEDENTEVVHSKTASVPKVETVKSDNKDDDIDIDAI, from the exons CAGTGAggctccaccaccaccaccactaccaaatGAAATCAGTCCTCCTCCACatgctgtggaaaaagagggggATGATGACTGGGGAGAAGATAAAACTGAGGAAGCTCAAAGGCGCAGAATGGATGAAATGA AAATTGTTGCTGAAGCAGAAAGATGGGACATAAAAGTCATGAGCCCTCTTGTTTTGACTGAAGTTCTTTTTAATGAGAAGATTAGGGGTCAAATTAAGAATTACAG GCGCTATTTCCTAGAATTTTGTTGTAACAACAAAAAGGCTCAACGGTACCTTCTTCACGGTTTGGAGGGTGTGGTAGCCATGCATCAAGCTCAGCTCATCTCCAAGATTCCACATATCTTGAAGGAGATGTATGACACAGACCTTTTGAAAGAAGAAGTCATCATCAGCTGGTTGGAAAATGCCTCTAAGAAATATGTCTCAAAGGAACTTGTCAAAGAGATTCGTGTCAAAGCAGAGCCATTTATAAAGTGGTTGAAGGAAGCAGAGGAGGAATTTTCTAGTGGTgaagaggaagatgaagatgagaacactgaggtgGTACACTCGAAGACTGCCAGTGTACCTAAAGTTGAAACGGTGAAGTCTGACAACAAGGATGATGACATTGACATTGATGCTATTTAA